Proteins from one Clupea harengus chromosome 17, Ch_v2.0.2, whole genome shotgun sequence genomic window:
- the LOC116224439 gene encoding uncharacterized protein LOC116224439 isoform X1 produces MATDLIVWAWAVFVLRTVLSEVPEGLGPVSGSTGGYGPDSLNSTSGEAADSSSHEPKPHQSLSLHKPETLGNPDVQWILANPLSSRRVPFGSKYGHKVLGSSQEGRGDSNTAVPPSYSSALPSNPGGMVVHPSSSTKFPQGQSYQSSAFNVIQPTNSKLFQNKDAPSMGQDAPNPSEPGSQDAPNPSEPGRPDAPGAGSDASSMGQDAPSLSEPGSQDAPNPSEPGSQDATGIDAPSMGQDAPNPSEPGSQDATGPDAPSMGQDAPNPSEPGRQDAPGAGQDASSMGRVNDRVLRRFPEQFLSQKTQNTVYRWPVSSIQLQSQHSGAVQTEQIQARPQTNDRVLQRFPERFTSQKPVDVMQLNEPNSKFFQNKDELDQETIQSSEMHEPDASTVYRWPVSSIQLQSQHSGAVQTEQIQAGPQTNDRVLQRFPERFISQKPVDVMQLNEPNSKFFQNKDELDQETIQSSEMHEPDASTVYRWPVSSIQLQSQHSGAVQTEQIQAGPQTNDRVLQRFPERFISQKPVDVMQLNEPNSKFFQNKDELDQEPIQSSEMHEPDASTAYRWPVSSIQLQSQHSGAVQTERRPSIGADFQARPQYFAPSEPGRPGAGSDASSMGQDAPSLSEPGSQDAPNPSEPGSQDATGIDAPSMGQDAPNPSEPGSQDATGPDAPSMGQDAPNPSEPGRQDAPGAGQDASSMGRVNDRVLRRFPEQFLSQKTQNTVYRWPVSSIQLQSQHSGAVQTEQIQARPQTNDRVLQRFPERFTSQKPVDVMQLNEPNSKFFQNKDELDQETIQSSEMHEPDASTVYRWPVSSIQLQSQHSGAVQTEQIQAGPQTNDRVLQRFPERFISQKPVDVMQLNEPNSKFFQNKDELDQEPIQSSEMHEPDASTAYRWPVSSIQLQSQHSGAVQTERRPSIGADFQARPQYFAPSEPGRPDAPGAGSDASSMGQDAPSLSEPGSQDAPNPSEPGSQDATGIDAPSMGQDAPNPSEPGSQDATGLDAPSMGQDAPNPSEPGSQDATGPDAPSMGQDAPNPSEPGRQDAPGAGQDASSMGRVNDRVLRRFPEQFLSQKTQNTVYRWPVSSIQLQSQHSGAVQTEQIQARPQTNDRVLQRFPERFISQKPVDVMQLNEPNSKFFQNKDELDQEPIQSSEMHEPDASTVYRWPVSSIQLQSQHSGAVQTEQIQAGPQTNDRVLQRFPERFISQKPVDVMQLNEPNSKFFQNKDELDQEPIQSSEMHEPDASTAYRWPVSSIQLQSQHSGAVQTERRPSIGAHFQARPQYFAPSPSEPGRPDAPNPSEPSRPDAPGAGPDASSMGRVNDRVLQRFPEPFISQKTQNAVYRWPVSNIQLQSQHSGAVQTERRPSIGAHFQARPQTNDRVLQSFPEQYTNQKTVDVIKVLNEPNSESLYGSKTSQEAKQASNVLHQKEQGSQQPIQSTDTTVSHGVQMLEPSKTNPVQSPNEFYSEPDPQFGSEGTIRPGSQSAATATEILGTTSGYLSPHEPKYQLPAQTSSSYSYGTSGQLANKGDPVPSGSHGPIRSQGGVEGRQPSGEQNLPSRVDALNRLKQALHNVSRGHLFHSVMQRLIPASSPSWNMGEGWDFLGSAENSPSLTGDQSHFGDDGNDLSTSVSRGETSSSKSSISHAPENVGSGKSDGGVMSPSPLVNVYGSGSSSALSNAVSSHRGNDGSARKGTTIQQTTKEAPKGPLQMSAACLTRKVIPAQRRIPAKSFYRKMSAVKPAKHHWPLLTPKRFRKLRVLEGKCEGAAHKL; encoded by the exons ATGGCTACAGATTTAATTGTATG GGCTTGGGCTGTTTTTGTGTTGAGGACTGTGTTGTCTGAAGTTCCAGAAG GGTTAGGACCAGTTTCTGGCAGCACTGGAGGTTATGGCCCTGATTCCTTGAACTCCACATCAGGAGAGGCTGCTGACTCTTCAAGTCATGAACCTAAACCGCATCAGTCTTTGTCTCTACACAAACCAGAGACCTTGGGAAATCCTGATGTGCAGTGGATCCTAGCAAATCCCTTAAGCTCTAGACGGGTTCCTTTTGGCTCTAAATACGGCCACAAAGTTCTAGGTAGTTCTCAAGAGGGTCGAGGTGACAGCAACACTGCAGTGCCCCCCAGTTATAGTAGCGCTTTACCAAGTAATCCTGGAGGCATGGTTGTCCACCCAAGCAGCTCTACCAAGTTCCCCCAGGGCCAGAGCTATCAGTCTAGTGCATTCAATGTGATTCAGCCAACCAACTCTAAATTATTTCAGAACAAAGATGCCCCCAGCATGGGCCAAGATGCCCCCAACCCCAGTGAaccaggcagccaagatgcccccaaccccagtgagccaggcagaCCAGATGCCCCAG GTGCAGGATCAGATGCCTCCAGCATGGGCCAAGATGCCCCCAGCCtcagtgagccaggcagccaagatgcccccaaccccagtgagccaggcagccaagatgccaCAGGCATAGATGCCCCCAGCATGGGCCAAGATGCCCCAAACCCCAGTGAaccaggcagccaagatgccaCAGGCCCAGATGCCCCCAGCATGGGCCAAGATGCCCCCAaccccagtgagccaggcagaCAAGATGCCCCAGGTGCAGGCCAAGATGCCTCCAGCATGGGCCGGGTGAATGACCGGGTGCTGCGAAGATTTCCTGAACAGTTTTTAAgccaaaagacacaaaacacagtgTATAGATGGCCTGTGTCAAGTATTCAACTGCAGAGTCAACACAGTGGTGCTGTCCAAACTGAACAAATTCAAGCAAGGCCTCAGACTAATGACAGGGTGCTGCAAAGATTTCCTGAACGGTTTACAAGCCAAAAGCCGGTGGATGTAATGCAACTCAATGAACCAAATTCTAAATTCTTTCAGAACAAAGATGAACTTGACCAAGAAACCATCCAATCCTCTGAAATGCATGAACCTGACGCAAGCACAGTGTATAGATGGCCTGTGTCAAGTATTCAACTGCAGAGTCAACACAGTGGTGCTGTCCAAACTGAACAAATTCAAGCAGGGCCTCAGACTAATGACAGGGTGCTGCAAAGATTTCCTGAACGGTTTATAAGCCAAAAGCCGGTGGATGTAATGCAACTCAATGAACCAAATTCTAAATTCTTTCAGAACAAAGATGAACTTGACCAAGAAACCATCCAATCCTCTGAAATGCATGAACCTGACGCAAGCACAGTGTATAGATGGCCTGTGTCAAGTATTCAACTGCAGAGTCAACACAGTGGTGCTGTCCAAACTGAACAAATTCAAGCAGGGCCTCAGACTAATGACAGGGTGCTGCAAAGATTTCCTGAACGGTTTATAAGCCAAAAGCCGGTGGATGTAATGCAACTCAATGAACCAAATTCTAAATTCTTTCAGAACAAAGATGAACTTGACCAAGAACCCATCCAATCCTCTGAAATGCATGAACCTGACGCAAGCACAGCGTATAGATGGCCTGTGTCAAGTATTCAACTGCAGAGTCAACACAGTGGTGCTGTCCAAACTGAGCGGCGACCTTCCATAGGGGCAGATTTTCAAGCAAGGCCTCAGTATTTTGCCCCCAGCGAACCAGGCAGACCAGGTGCAGGATCAGATGCCTCCAGCATGGGCCAAGATGCCCCCAGCCtcagtgagccaggcagccaagatgcccccaaccccagtgagccaggcagccaagatgccaCAGGCATAGATGCCCCCAGCATGGGCCAAGATGCCCCAAACCCCAGTGAaccaggcagccaagatgccaCAGGCCCAGATGCCCCCAGCATGGGCCAAGATGCCCCCAaccccagtgagccaggcagaCAAGATGCCCCAGGTGCAGGCCAAGATGCCTCCAGCATGGGCCGGGTGAATGACCGGGTGCTGCGAAGATTTCCTGAACAGTTTTTAAgccaaaagacacaaaacacagtgTATAGATGGCCTGTGTCAAGTATTCAACTGCAGAGTCAACACAGTGGTGCTGTCCAAACTGAACAAATTCAAGCAAGGCCTCAGACTAATGACAGGGTGCTGCAAAGATTTCCTGAACGGTTTACAAGCCAAAAGCCGGTGGATGTAATGCAACTCAATGAACCAAATTCTAAATTCTTTCAGAACAAAGATGAACTTGACCAAGAAACCATCCAATCCTCTGAAATGCATGAACCTGACGCAAGCACAGTGTATAGATGGCCTGTGTCAAGTATTCAACTGCAGAGTCAACACAGTGGTGCTGTCCAAACTGAACAAATTCAAGCAGGGCCTCAGACTAATGACAGGGTGCTGCAAAGATTTCCTGAACGGTTTATAAGCCAAAAGCCGGTGGATGTAATGCAACTCAATGAACCAAATTCTAAATTCTTTCAGAACAAAGATGAACTTGACCAAGAACCCATCCAATCCTCTGAAATGCATGAACCTGACGCAAGCACAGCGTATAGATGGCCTGTGTCAAGTATTCAACTGCAGAGTCAACACAGTGGTGCTGTCCAAACTGAGCGGCGACCTTCCATAGGGGCAGATTTTCAAGCAAGGCCTCAGTATTTTGCCCCCAGCGAACCAGGCAGACCAGATGCCCCAGGTGCAGGATCAGATGCCTCCAGCATGGGCCAAGATGCCCCCAGCCtcagtgagccaggcagccaagatgcccccaaccccagtgagccaggcagccaagatgccaCAGGCATAGATGCCCCCAGCATGGGCCAAGATGCCCCAAACCCCAGTGAaccaggcagccaagatgccaCAGGCCTAGATGCCCCCAGCATGGGCCAAGATGCCCCAAACCCCAGTGAaccaggcagccaagatgccaCAGGCCCAGATGCCCCCAGCATGGGCCAAGATGCCCCCAaccccagtgagccaggcagaCAAGATGCCCCAGGTGCAGGCCAAGATGCCTCCAGCATGGGCCGGGTGAATGACCGGGTGCTGCGAAGATTTCCTGAACAGTTTTTAAgccaaaagacacaaaacacagtgTATAGATGGCCTGTGTCAAGTATTCAACTGCAGAGTCAACACAGTGGTGCTGTCCAAACTGAACAAATTCAAGCAAGGCCTCAGACTAATGACAGGGTGCTGCAAAGATTTCCTGAACGGTTTATAAGCCAAAAGCCGGTGGATGTAATGCAACTCAATGAACCAAATTCTAAATTCTTTCAGAACAAAGATGAACTTGACCAAGAACCCATCCAATCCTCTGAAATGCATGAACCTGACGCAAGCACAGTGTATAGATGGCCTGTGTCAAGTATTCAACTGCAGAGTCAACACAGTG GTGCTGTCCAAACTGAACAAATTCAAGCAGGGCCTCAGACTAATGACAGGGTGCTGCAAAGATTTCCTGAACGGTTTATAAGCCAAAAGCCGGTGGATGTAATGCAACTCAATGAACCAAATTCTAAATTCTTTCAGAACAAAGATGAACTTGACCAAGAACCCATCCAATCCTCTGAAATGCATGAACCTGATGCAAGCACAGCGTATAGATGGCCTGTGTCAAGTATTCAACTGCAGAGTCAACACAGTGGTGCTGTCCAAACTGAGCGGCGACCTTCCATAGGGGCACATTTTCAAGCAAGGCCTCAGTATTTTGCCCCCAGCCCCAGTGAACCAGGCAGACCAGATGCCCCCAACCCCAGTGAGCCAAGCAGACCAGATGCCCCAGGTGCAGGTCCAGATGCCTCCAGCATGGGCCGGGTGAATGACCGGGTGCTGCAAAGATTTCCTGAACCGTTTATAAGCCAAAAGACACAAAACGCAGTGTATAGATGGCCTGTGTCAAATATTCAACTGCAGAGTCAACACAGTGGTGCTGTCCAAACTGAGCGGCGACCTTCCATAGGGGCACATTTTCAAGCAAGGCCTCAGACTAATGACAGGGTCCTGCAAAGTTTTCCTGAACAGTATACAAACCAAAAGACAGTGGATGTAATCAAAGTCCTTAATGAACCAAATTCTGAATCTCTGTATGGCAGTAAGACCTCACAGGAGGCAAAACAGGCTTCTAATGTTTTGCACCAAAAAGAGCAGGGGAGCCAGCAACCTATTCAGTCTACTGACACCACTGTGAGTCATGGTGTCCAGATGCTGGAGCCCAGTAAAACCAACCCTGTCCAGAGTCCAAATGAGTTTTATTCAGAGCCAGACCCACAGTTTGGATCTGAAGGCACCATAAGGCCTGGTTCTCagtctgctgccactgccacagagATACTGGGCACAACCTCAGGCTACTTGAGTCCACATGAGCCAAAGTACCAGCTACCTGCTCAGACCAGCTCTAGCTACAGCTATGGAACTAGTGGGCAGCTTGCTAATAAAGGGGATCCAGTGCCTTCTGGAAGTCATGGCCCTATCAGAAGCCAAGGTGGAGTTGAGGGCAGACAGCCCAGTGGTGAGCAAAACTTGCCTTCAAGAGTTGATGCACTCAATCGGCTTAAGCAAGCTCTTCACAATGTGTCAAGAGGTCACCTGTTTCACTCTGTTATGCAGAGGCTTATTCCAGCTAGTTCTCCCTCCTGGAACATGGGTGAAGGATGGGATTTCCTTGGCAGTGCTGAGAACTCCCCATCCTTAACCGGAGACCAAAGTCATTTTGGAGATGATGGAAATGACTTGTCCACCAGTGTGAGTCGAGGTGAAACTTCCAGCAGCAAGAGCAGCATCAGTCATGCTCCTGAAAATGTTGGATCTGGAAAAAGTGATGGTGGCGTCATGTCGCCTTCACCTTTGGTGAACGTGTATGGAAGTGGATCTAGCAGTGCCTTGTCCAATGCTGTGTCCTCCCACAGAGGCAATGATGGCTCCGCAAGGAAGGGGACCACCATCCAGCAAACTACTAAAGAAGCCCCTAAAGGACCCTTGCAAATGTCGGCTGCCTGTTTGACACGTAAAGTAATCCCTGCCCAGAGGAGAATTCCAGCAAAAAGCTTCTATCGGAAAATGTCTGCTGTGAAACCAGCTAAACACCATTGGCCTCTCCTTACTCCAAAACGGTTTCGCAAGCTAAGGGTCCTGGaag GAAAATGTGAAGGGGCTGCCCACAAACTTTAA
- the LOC116224439 gene encoding uncharacterized protein LOC116224439 isoform X13: MATDLIVWAWAVFVLRTVLSEVPEGLGPVSGSTGGYGPDSLNSTSGEAADSSSHEPKPHQSLSLHKPETLGNPDVQWILANPLSSRRVPFGSKYGHKVLGSSQEGRGDSNTAVPPSYSSALPSNPGGMVVHPSSSTKFPQGQSYQSSAFNVIQPTNSKLFQNKDAPSMGQDAPNPSEPGSQDAPNPSEPGRPDAPGAGSDASSMGQDAPSLSEPGSQDAPNPSEPGSQDATGIDAPSMGQDAPNPSEPGSQDATGPDAPSMGQDAPNPSEPGRQDAPGAGQDASSMGRVNDRVLRRFPEQFLSQKTQNTVYRWPVSSIQLQSQHSGAVQTEQIQARPQTNDRVLQRFPERFTSQKPVDVMQLNEPNSKFFQNKDELDQETIQSSEMHEPDASTVYRWPVSSIQLQSQHSGAVQTEQIQAGPQTNDRVLQRFPERFISQKPVDVMQLNEPNSKFFQNKDELDQETIQSSEMHEPDASTVYRWPVSSIQLQSQHSGAVQTEQIQAGPQTNDRVLQRFPERFISQKPVDVMQLNEPNSKFFQNKDELDQEPIQSSEMHEPDASTAYRWPVSSIQLQSQHSGAVQTERRPSIGADFQARPQYFAPSEPGRPGAGSDASSMGQDAPSLSEPGSQDAPNPSEPGSQDATGIDAPSMGQDAPNPSEPGSQDATGPDAPSMGQDAPNPSEPGRQDAPGAGQDASSMGRVNDRVLRRFPEQFLSQKTQNTVYRWPVSSIQLQSQHSGAVQTEQIQARPQTNDRVLQRFPERFTSQKPVDVMQLNEPNSKFFQNKDELDQETIQSSEMHEPDASTVYRWPVSSIQLQSQHSGAVQTEQIQAGPQTNDRVLQRFPERFISQKPVDVMQLNEPNSKFFQNKDELDQEPIQSSEMHEPDASTAYRWPVSSIQLQSQHSGAVQTERRPSIGADFQARPQYFAPSEPGRPDAPGAGSDASSMGQDAPSLSEPGSQDAPNPSEPGSQDATGIDAPSMGQDAPNPSEPGSQDATGLDAPSMGQDAPNPSEPGSQDATGPDAPSMGQDAPNPSEPGRQDAPGAGQDASSMGRVNDRVLRRFPEQFLSQKTQNTVYRWPVSSIQLQSQHSGAVQTEQIQARPQTNDRVLQRFPERFISQKPVDVMQLNEPNSKFFQNKDELDQEPIQSSEMHEPDASTVYRWPVSSIQLQSQHSGAVQTEQIQAGPQTNDRVLQRFPERFISQKPVDVMQLNEPNSKFFQNKDELDQEPIQSSEMHEPDASTAYRWPVSSIQLQSQHSGAVQTERRPSIGAHFQARPQTNDRVLQSFPEQYTNQKTVDVIKVLNEPNSESLYGSKTSQEAKQASNVLHQKEQGSQQPIQSTDTTVSHGVQMLEPSKTNPVQSPNEFYSEPDPQFGSEGTIRPGSQSAATATEILGTTSGYLSPHEPKYQLPAQTSSSYSYGTSGQLANKGDPVPSGSHGPIRSQGGVEGRQPSGEQNLPSRVDALNRLKQALHNVSRGHLFHSVMQRLIPASSPSWNMGEGWDFLGSAENSPSLTGDQSHFGDDGNDLSTSVSRGETSSSKSSISHAPENVGSGKSDGGVMSPSPLVNVYGSGSSSALSNAVSSHRGNDGSARKGTTIQQTTKEAPKGPLQMSAACLTRKVIPAQRRIPAKSFYRKMSAVKPAKHHWPLLTPKRFRKLRVLEGKCEGAAHKL, from the exons ATGGCTACAGATTTAATTGTATG GGCTTGGGCTGTTTTTGTGTTGAGGACTGTGTTGTCTGAAGTTCCAGAAG GGTTAGGACCAGTTTCTGGCAGCACTGGAGGTTATGGCCCTGATTCCTTGAACTCCACATCAGGAGAGGCTGCTGACTCTTCAAGTCATGAACCTAAACCGCATCAGTCTTTGTCTCTACACAAACCAGAGACCTTGGGAAATCCTGATGTGCAGTGGATCCTAGCAAATCCCTTAAGCTCTAGACGGGTTCCTTTTGGCTCTAAATACGGCCACAAAGTTCTAGGTAGTTCTCAAGAGGGTCGAGGTGACAGCAACACTGCAGTGCCCCCCAGTTATAGTAGCGCTTTACCAAGTAATCCTGGAGGCATGGTTGTCCACCCAAGCAGCTCTACCAAGTTCCCCCAGGGCCAGAGCTATCAGTCTAGTGCATTCAATGTGATTCAGCCAACCAACTCTAAATTATTTCAGAACAAAGATGCCCCCAGCATGGGCCAAGATGCCCCCAACCCCAGTGAaccaggcagccaagatgcccccaaccccagtgagccaggcagaCCAGATGCCCCAG GTGCAGGATCAGATGCCTCCAGCATGGGCCAAGATGCCCCCAGCCtcagtgagccaggcagccaagatgcccccaaccccagtgagccaggcagccaagatgccaCAGGCATAGATGCCCCCAGCATGGGCCAAGATGCCCCAAACCCCAGTGAaccaggcagccaagatgccaCAGGCCCAGATGCCCCCAGCATGGGCCAAGATGCCCCCAaccccagtgagccaggcagaCAAGATGCCCCAGGTGCAGGCCAAGATGCCTCCAGCATGGGCCGGGTGAATGACCGGGTGCTGCGAAGATTTCCTGAACAGTTTTTAAgccaaaagacacaaaacacagtgTATAGATGGCCTGTGTCAAGTATTCAACTGCAGAGTCAACACAGTGGTGCTGTCCAAACTGAACAAATTCAAGCAAGGCCTCAGACTAATGACAGGGTGCTGCAAAGATTTCCTGAACGGTTTACAAGCCAAAAGCCGGTGGATGTAATGCAACTCAATGAACCAAATTCTAAATTCTTTCAGAACAAAGATGAACTTGACCAAGAAACCATCCAATCCTCTGAAATGCATGAACCTGACGCAAGCACAGTGTATAGATGGCCTGTGTCAAGTATTCAACTGCAGAGTCAACACAGTGGTGCTGTCCAAACTGAACAAATTCAAGCAGGGCCTCAGACTAATGACAGGGTGCTGCAAAGATTTCCTGAACGGTTTATAAGCCAAAAGCCGGTGGATGTAATGCAACTCAATGAACCAAATTCTAAATTCTTTCAGAACAAAGATGAACTTGACCAAGAAACCATCCAATCCTCTGAAATGCATGAACCTGACGCAAGCACAGTGTATAGATGGCCTGTGTCAAGTATTCAACTGCAGAGTCAACACAGTGGTGCTGTCCAAACTGAACAAATTCAAGCAGGGCCTCAGACTAATGACAGGGTGCTGCAAAGATTTCCTGAACGGTTTATAAGCCAAAAGCCGGTGGATGTAATGCAACTCAATGAACCAAATTCTAAATTCTTTCAGAACAAAGATGAACTTGACCAAGAACCCATCCAATCCTCTGAAATGCATGAACCTGACGCAAGCACAGCGTATAGATGGCCTGTGTCAAGTATTCAACTGCAGAGTCAACACAGTGGTGCTGTCCAAACTGAGCGGCGACCTTCCATAGGGGCAGATTTTCAAGCAAGGCCTCAGTATTTTGCCCCCAGCGAACCAGGCAGACCAGGTGCAGGATCAGATGCCTCCAGCATGGGCCAAGATGCCCCCAGCCtcagtgagccaggcagccaagatgcccccaaccccagtgagccaggcagccaagatgccaCAGGCATAGATGCCCCCAGCATGGGCCAAGATGCCCCAAACCCCAGTGAaccaggcagccaagatgccaCAGGCCCAGATGCCCCCAGCATGGGCCAAGATGCCCCCAaccccagtgagccaggcagaCAAGATGCCCCAGGTGCAGGCCAAGATGCCTCCAGCATGGGCCGGGTGAATGACCGGGTGCTGCGAAGATTTCCTGAACAGTTTTTAAgccaaaagacacaaaacacagtgTATAGATGGCCTGTGTCAAGTATTCAACTGCAGAGTCAACACAGTGGTGCTGTCCAAACTGAACAAATTCAAGCAAGGCCTCAGACTAATGACAGGGTGCTGCAAAGATTTCCTGAACGGTTTACAAGCCAAAAGCCGGTGGATGTAATGCAACTCAATGAACCAAATTCTAAATTCTTTCAGAACAAAGATGAACTTGACCAAGAAACCATCCAATCCTCTGAAATGCATGAACCTGACGCAAGCACAGTGTATAGATGGCCTGTGTCAAGTATTCAACTGCAGAGTCAACACAGTGGTGCTGTCCAAACTGAACAAATTCAAGCAGGGCCTCAGACTAATGACAGGGTGCTGCAAAGATTTCCTGAACGGTTTATAAGCCAAAAGCCGGTGGATGTAATGCAACTCAATGAACCAAATTCTAAATTCTTTCAGAACAAAGATGAACTTGACCAAGAACCCATCCAATCCTCTGAAATGCATGAACCTGACGCAAGCACAGCGTATAGATGGCCTGTGTCAAGTATTCAACTGCAGAGTCAACACAGTGGTGCTGTCCAAACTGAGCGGCGACCTTCCATAGGGGCAGATTTTCAAGCAAGGCCTCAGTATTTTGCCCCCAGCGAACCAGGCAGACCAGATGCCCCAGGTGCAGGATCAGATGCCTCCAGCATGGGCCAAGATGCCCCCAGCCtcagtgagccaggcagccaagatgcccccaaccccagtgagccaggcagccaagatgccaCAGGCATAGATGCCCCCAGCATGGGCCAAGATGCCCCAAACCCCAGTGAaccaggcagccaagatgccaCAGGCCTAGATGCCCCCAGCATGGGCCAAGATGCCCCAAACCCCAGTGAaccaggcagccaagatgccaCAGGCCCAGATGCCCCCAGCATGGGCCAAGATGCCCCCAaccccagtgagccaggcagaCAAGATGCCCCAGGTGCAGGCCAAGATGCCTCCAGCATGGGCCGGGTGAATGACCGGGTGCTGCGAAGATTTCCTGAACAGTTTTTAAgccaaaagacacaaaacacagtgTATAGATGGCCTGTGTCAAGTATTCAACTGCAGAGTCAACACAGTGGTGCTGTCCAAACTGAACAAATTCAAGCAAGGCCTCAGACTAATGACAGGGTGCTGCAAAGATTTCCTGAACGGTTTATAAGCCAAAAGCCGGTGGATGTAATGCAACTCAATGAACCAAATTCTAAATTCTTTCAGAACAAAGATGAACTTGACCAAGAACCCATCCAATCCTCTGAAATGCATGAACCTGACGCAAGCACAGTGTATAGATGGCCTGTGTCAAGTATTCAACTGCAGAGTCAACACAGTG GTGCTGTCCAAACTGAACAAATTCAAGCAGGGCCTCAGACTAATGACAGGGTGCTGCAAAGATTTCCTGAACGGTTTATAAGCCAAAAGCCGGTGGATGTAATGCAACTCAATGAACCAAATTCTAAATTCTTTCAGAACAAAGATGAACTTGACCAAGAACCCATCCAATCCTCTGAAATGCATGAACCTGATGCAAGCACAGCGTATAGATGGCCTGTGTCAAGTATTCAACTGCAGAGTCAACACAGTGGTGCTGTCCAAACTGAGCGGCGACCTTCCATAGGGGCACATTTTCAAGCAAG GCCTCAGACTAATGACAGGGTCCTGCAAAGTTTTCCTGAACAGTATACAAACCAAAAGACAGTGGATGTAATCAAAGTCCTTAATGAACCAAATTCTGAATCTCTGTATGGCAGTAAGACCTCACAGGAGGCAAAACAGGCTTCTAATGTTTTGCACCAAAAAGAGCAGGGGAGCCAGCAACCTATTCAGTCTACTGACACCACTGTGAGTCATGGTGTCCAGATGCTGGAGCCCAGTAAAACCAACCCTGTCCAGAGTCCAAATGAGTTTTATTCAGAGCCAGACCCACAGTTTGGATCTGAAGGCACCATAAGGCCTGGTTCTCagtctgctgccactgccacagagATACTGGGCACAACCTCAGGCTACTTGAGTCCACATGAGCCAAAGTACCAGCTACCTGCTCAGACCAGCTCTAGCTACAGCTATGGAACTAGTGGGCAGCTTGCTAATAAAGGGGATCCAGTGCCTTCTGGAAGTCATGGCCCTATCAGAAGCCAAGGTGGAGTTGAGGGCAGACAGCCCAGTGGTGAGCAAAACTTGCCTTCAAGAGTTGATGCACTCAATCGGCTTAAGCAAGCTCTTCACAATGTGTCAAGAGGTCACCTGTTTCACTCTGTTATGCAGAGGCTTATTCCAGCTAGTTCTCCCTCCTGGAACATGGGTGAAGGATGGGATTTCCTTGGCAGTGCTGAGAACTCCCCATCCTTAACCGGAGACCAAAGTCATTTTGGAGATGATGGAAATGACTTGTCCACCAGTGTGAGTCGAGGTGAAACTTCCAGCAGCAAGAGCAGCATCAGTCATGCTCCTGAAAATGTTGGATCTGGAAAAAGTGATGGTGGCGTCATGTCGCCTTCACCTTTGGTGAACGTGTATGGAAGTGGATCTAGCAGTGCCTTGTCCAATGCTGTGTCCTCCCACAGAGGCAATGATGGCTCCGCAAGGAAGGGGACCACCATCCAGCAAACTACTAAAGAAGCCCCTAAAGGACCCTTGCAAATGTCGGCTGCCTGTTTGACACGTAAAGTAATCCCTGCCCAGAGGAGAATTCCAGCAAAAAGCTTCTATCGGAAAATGTCTGCTGTGAAACCAGCTAAACACCATTGGCCTCTCCTTACTCCAAAACGGTTTCGCAAGCTAAGGGTCCTGGaag GAAAATGTGAAGGGGCTGCCCACAAACTTTAA